From the genome of Toxoplasma gondii ME49 chromosome XII, whole genome shotgun sequence:
ATTATACACATCGAACTGCTGTATAGGTCCATATGTAAGTAtgggcatatatatatatatatatatatatgtatttgtttAGAACATCTGGTCAAACTATGTTTCGCTGTGCCTTTTACGGTTTTcggcctttcttctgtcgcggaGTCCCCTGGTAGTCCGTGGCATTTGCAAGAGACGAGCCCGAGCGCGTTCTCcattttttcgttttcgcaCCGGAGCCAATCTCGACAGACGGGGTCCGCAGCGGTGCCTTCTGCGGCtgccagagagaggcagtgactctgcgtttttttaaTATTCACAATTGAAAACGCcacactgcatgcgatgCAGGAATCTTCAATGTCGCCGCGTGACTCTCCACAAGACCTTGCGAAGCCTGAGAACCACAGAACTAGCATGTGCATATAGTGTGAATCCTCCGGTCCAGTTCGCAAACCAAATACAGATACAGACTCCAGTTGCTGAGTAAATCATTCAGTCCGCGAATTTCAAATCCAAAAGTGGAGCCGGGGCCGCCGAGGCCGATTCGTTCACACGGCTCTCCATCGCAGGGTAGCGCGTTGATCCTGGCACTGAAAACGTTCTTCGAAGAAACGAGCATGCCTTCGGCCGACATGGCTGTGGAGGTGACTCCTGGACCCGATGGAAactttcgcgtctctctccacctttcACTTTGTCTCGTCACGTTTACGGAAATGGTCTGCTTGCCCCAATTCTCGGTTCGGCGACTTTGCGAACACGGGGGTCCGTTTGCTCGgggtggagagaaggacgaggaatTTCGAGAGgtttctcgacttcttctcgagtGCTTCCTGGACATCCATTCTCCACGCAGGACTATGTTCTTGTTGTTCTTGGTGTTCTTGGGAACCACTCTGCACGCAGGGTCACTTCACGGATTTTTCTCGATACTCTGTGCTACGTCGTGAGTCTCTGTTGTAGCCGTAGTCTTTGTTTCTCGGATGGACAGTTGTGTGTGTGGATGTCTTCACCATGGAAGCCGGGTGGTTGAAACGCTGCTTTCAGCGTAGACGAGGAGTCCATCTGTTTGCTAGGATTAGTGCTCTCCAAGACGGGAGCATTTCGATCTTCTTTCGCGGCAACCTGTGCTTCATGATTCTTCATCAACTTGGATTCTAAATGACTGTCTTTCGGGGCTCGCAGCGCCGAGACGAAACCTGTCATCCTAAACATGAACTGTCAATTGTTCGTTTTTTGCGtcttgcctgtctctctctagaCTTCCCAGCCTTCACGCTgggcgacaaagagaagacacgaagcAGGAAGGGAAGCGAGTGAGTGcgaggccgagagaaaagacagatgagagaagcagaaaacgccagaagaaggagacccTTGCGGGAGAGCgtcagaaagaaagaggcaggcatTCGATAggtggaaaaaaagaagaaagacactctcgcgagacagaaagagagagagctaaTGATGGGGCGTGGACGCTTTACCGGACGTCATGATCATCAACTTGCCATGTAGAGCTTCAAAGGGTGACATGGAGCATTCCCCAGATACGCAAAGAaccgcagaaaaaaggaaaaccgACGGCAGACAGTGAGAGACACATGCTggaaaggcagaaggaagaCTGCAACAAGGAAGTTGTTTTTCGCCGCGGACTGCTGGACCCGACATGGGGCGGGTGCCATCTTTGTGCGTCTCCTGGAGTCCTCAGAGTCGAGCGCTCGCTGGACCACTTCGACTGTCTCAGGGCGACGACTTCGAGGATAAACTGCAGACAAAAcggccttctttctgtcATCGCCAGGCGACCACTGAGAGGCCGTCGCGGATGGGGAGAACCAGctgaggaaacgagaaaaggcgCCAGCGAAAAAGATAAAATGTAGGACGATCCAGACGCGCGGTCCTGCAGAGCCCACCGAGGCGGCCGAGGACGCAGACGGTGAACGAAGACCCAAAAACGAAACAGGAAGTGCATATCTCCTGAACATACTCCCGAACGcacaaagaggagacgaatgTCAGAGGCCTGGAACAAAAAAACGGCGACTtgtcgaggaaacgcgaaaaaagacaggaGCAGAGCAAATGGTCTGTGCGCGAAAGATGCATCGCCCTGTTCCAGAGTCAGATGCGCAAGTCGAGTCCCCCGAGAGAGGGCgaaaaaaatgaaaaaacacacttgaaaaaagaggagcagTAGAATTGGACAGGCGCGGGAGAAGccgaacgaagagagaacgcggagaagacagtGGCGCTAGAGGGAGCAGCGCGTGATGCCTCCGAGggggaaaaaacgaaaaaaaacaagactGCAAGTAACGTGATGAAGAACGCGACTGTGGGTACGCTGTTCAAAACAGATCTAGGAGTGTATATCTCAAGATGCGAAGGATACGGGAGAAAAGTCCCGTCAAGCGTTTCTCGATAGACACATTAAGGAAAGAGCTGCGgtagacacacagaaaagtCGAAAGATCTCTGTCTCAACGTGTGGTAGAGACGCTTGTTTTCTCTGGTCTAACGGCCTACCTGGGCAACGCGTTCGTCGCTTCTCAGCATCTCCCTCACTAgtttcatctctctctcaaTCTCCTCcagtcgtctctctctcttctctttcttcttctccctctctctccgcttcccgTTCTCTTCCAACTCTGgcgtcttgttctcctcgaTCACCCTCTCTTCAAGTTGCTCCGTGTGTCTGATCTCGTTTGTGTGCTCGGGATCTGAGAGTTCTTCGTTCCTGCCGTTCCCTTGCTCCCTCCGCCCATCCGCGTTCCTCTGGTCGTGCGTCGGTGTCTCGGcctcgtctccgctgtcgccttcttttcgcgtctccgcagTTGCGTCTCCGAAGTcgagttctttctccctgGCCACAAGCGCCCCTGAAGACGCGTCCCTCTTCCGGTTCGCCTTGAAGAGAATGTTATCAATCAACAGAAGGCCCCCGGGTGCGAGGAGCGGCTGCGAGGGATGTAGAATAAAATCTCGAAGAAACTCGCCGTACTGCCTTTTGCTCGCGTCGAGAAAAATCAAATCAAATCCCTCGGGGGGAATCAAGAGGTTCCTGAGATCGCTCTCCAAGGCAAAAGAGGCTTGGCCGTGTTCAGCCTTTGTATCGTCAGCCTGTCGCGCGTCTTGGTGCGTCTCTGGGAAATGCAGAGAACTCAAACTTGCTTGCCGATCGCCTTCCCCCCTCACTCGCtcgtcttcccctttctcgttcgtcctttctcctcgctcccccctcgcctgtctctctttctcactGGCTTCGTCCTGCTCTTCGTCGAgagttttcctctctcgtttcgaCTCAACCAGCCTGGGGCCGCCCCCTCCTTCGACACTCCGCGGCTTCACTTTCCTCTGAAGCAGCGCAAGCGCCTCTCGGGCCTCGCCCTCGATTacccgaatataagccgcATACGGTGAGGAAGCGAAATGGGCCCGAGCTACGTCCAGCGCTCGCCGGTCCCTCTCAATTGTGACAAGGACAGGGGGCCTTCCTTCGAGATTGTGTCCTTTCTCGGattgagggagaagatggtCCTTTGCTCCGGGCCGTCGAGCGGGCgtttcctgcgtttcctcttcctcttctttctcctcgtttccgcTCTGTTGTTCCGATCTCGGAGACTTCCACCACTTGGCAGGCGACGGGTGGGAGGGTCGGGCGTTGATTGAGAGGCCTTCTGCGAGGCTGAgagctgcgagagaaaaagtcaaaaaaagtaagaagcggaagaagtgAAATTCaggggaagaaacagacgaaacgaaAATCCTGAAAAAACCGAAAGGTAAATGCTCACATTAGATACCTTGCCGATCTCCGTCTCCCGAACTCGCGGCCAAGGCATGCGTTCAACGACGCAGAAAACCAAGCGTATGTATTGCGAGAGGTGAGAGActgagcgagaaggaaaccgagaaggaaaggagggagagccaagctgcgagagaggagagaggaaagacgagaatCGACGACAGCAAAGGAGCGGTAATCAGCTGGAGAAGCACACAGAGAAAGTTAAACGCGTAGAGGAAGGCAGatcgcgaagaaaaaaccgCAAAGAGTGGACGGACGACGTGAGTCCGAGAACACTCTAtaaaacgaaagagacggGCCTGCCGGTCTCGCTGTGACATCCTCGGAAACGACTGATTTcggaaaacagaggaaatgTTTCGTCCTCCAAAGACGCACTGGAAAGGCCGGTGAAGGTGCCAATTTCGAGGATGGCACGAGGCTTTTGAAGCCGCGAAATAGTGGACAGAAGCCTGCACTGCAGTTTGTCACTCCACCAGGGCCCCGAAGACGTTTCGCTGACTTCTCTGGggttcgcgtcttctcgctctccttctccacgcgttttcttcgacaGGCGAGTTCCCCTGCCTCTCGCTACCTCTCGCGCAGgcgcgctctcttcttcgctttcggcTCGTGTGGGCTgctcgtcgcttcttcccctccacATGCGACTCGCTTCTTCGATCTCTAGCCGAGGGGATCTCTCTGCATCCTTTCCTCGCAACGAACGTCGCCGACAGGCCTCGGCTCTCGCCTTGTCAGAGTTTGTTTTCTCGCCGCTCTCCCTGCCCCAGACGAGTTCCTCCGTCGCGAGACGCAGTTGATCTAGAATGGGTTCCTGAGCAAACGAAGCAGAGCTCGCTGctgtcgcctctgcatgcagttccccCAGAGCGTCGACGCCGACGTTcgcgctctcctcgtctccccgcTCCTGGCactccgcttctctcccacTCAGATTGCTTTCTCCCGCAACTctggcgtctcctctcgcttccagctcgcgtctttctcgctcccTGAGGTTGCGTCCGCTCTGCGCGCAAGTCTTGCTCTGACCGCCCAGTTCCGCCTCTGGACCACGGCCGCCTGCTGCGCGTAGTCCTGCTCCATTCGCCGCCTCGGCACACGGAGCGGAGGcccggagagaaggcggggaagcagacggagactCGAGCGAATCCACAGCAGAGGCCCGACTTAAAGCCTGTGGAGGCGGCAACGGAGAaccagaaaacgaagagatcgaagcgcgcgaagaagccgagagcggagagggagacgaaggagaaacagtcAGGAAAGAGTAAGGTGAAGACGAccgcggagacgagagaggcgacaacGAAAGCAAAGGCGACGTAAAGACGCGAAGCCGGCGAGGGCCGTCAGAGCTAGGAGGATGTCTCAGGCGCGAGCTCGggtgagaggagaaggaTGCCAAATTGCCTTGTGGGTGTTTGGCTTTTCCCGAGCTCCAGGGCACCCACAAAGggccgaggaaggcagagagaaacgacctCTGAACGACAAACGACAGGCCGGCAGGCGAACGAAAGCAGCGtcgcagaagagcgagatgCTCGGGGAATCCTCACGAAATGCGAAGAACGAATCGAGGGCGTTCGGCAACAGCGAAAGACGTAGAATCTCGAAAACACACAGACCAATAACGGAGTCGGCGCCGATCCCCGTGCGCATCCAGCATATACATATCAATgcacttatatatatatatatatatatatatatgtctggGGTGGGAGAGGTATGTTTACACCGAGAGAGTTGGACATGCAGAGATGCATGGAGGTAGACGCATGTTTGATGTTTGAAGGGATGTCTACAGCGAGACAGATTTATAGAGCGAGGCCGAGGCATGCGCACAGGTCCTACACAGATGTATAGAGATGCGCAAAGACGCAtcgacacagaagacggcTTTTCTGCGGCATGAAAGGATTCAGGGaacggcagagaggagggaacGAAGCTGCGCAGCCACGGAGAGAGTCACAGGCAAGTGCAGAGCGCTGAATTTGGCCGCGTTCTAAAAGCAGAAAAGATGATGACTCTCGCTCGCTGGATCACGAGAAGAATGCGCTTGCTGATGCTCAGGAAGACAACAGAAACGCCGCCTCGTGAAGATTCAAAGAGCCCGATGCGCGCGTCAGAACTCGCACAGactcgcctgcatgcgcccgcgcctcctcagcgcagagagaaggcgcctcGAGTTCCTGTCGCGCGTTCCACGTCCCTCAccggcgccttctctttgACTTCTTCTGCActgtcttctcgtcgctggcctccttctctcgcctcttctcccttttcttctcgctctcgcgttgCTACGTGATGTCGCagctcgtctctgcttcgcgtaTCTGCTGCGACGTCTTCGGCCTCTGCCTGTCCTCCCTCTGCTGCATGTTCTTCGGCTCCTTGGTCGGTTCGTTCGCCTTCATGCTCGACAGCTGCaccttcgtctgctttcgCTGCGTGTCTGATTCTGTCGCCATCTGTTGCTGGCTCTtcgcttcgtccttcttctccatgtcTGTCGCTGTGAGTCCTACTCGCCTTTGCGGCGTCGTTGAGAAGCACAGCCAGTCTGAGTTGCGTAGGGAGaagcttctctcgcgcgcgtcgttgtttttcttcgactcgtcgtcgcctctctctcgccttcgctcgtCGTTCTCGCGCTTCAAGAAGGAAAGCGTCTGCTTCGCCCTCTGTGTCGCCTTCGAAGTTCTCCAACGCAGTCTCAGGAAAAACTGTTCTCGCCTCTGGAAACATGTCCCCTTGTTCTcgccctctttcttctctctcgtttgccTTGTCGCTCGCAccgttctcctccttcttctcgccgacttcttccttcgctctctcttccttctggcTGCCCTCACCGACCTCTTTCGCTGTTTGCGTCTCGCGTTCCCCATCGGTCGCTCCGAGCACCTCAccgtcctctctgtgtcgtccTATCCCCTCTGCTCTGTGTCGAACAACTTtcgctttgcatgcgcggctgCAGCATCCGTGGAGAGCGTCGGCGCAGTCGGTGCATAGGAGGATGCGCGCATGGCACGAGGTGTATTGACAGTTGGTGTAGAAGGCGGATTTCCTTTTCTGACAcgcactgcatgcggcgaacAAATGGGAGGTGACTCGGCGCGTCATTCGGTGGTCGAAAACGTACAGACTGCCAAGAAAAAAGCTGCGCTTGTCGAGGAaggacgacggagaggcaTCCCGAGGCTTACACTCCGTAtccgacgaagagagagcgaggctgcagaggcggtctctcgccttcgccgcttGCTCCGCTGAGGCCTCGCGTTCATCAAGGAATTCGCGATTGCCTTTCGGCTCCCCGCTAGCGGCTGAACTACTTGCGGACAGTCCTGGGGGCGCCTCGAGTGCGGTGTCTCGCGACGGtggttctttctctccctcgtcttccgccTCGACAGTTGCAGAGTTTTGCAGACgtttcttgctctccttctccaaaGTCTGCAGATACTCCACGTAACGGAGAACGCCGCCCTTCAGGCGAAAAACGCAAGGGATGCCCAGCCTCTGCTTCACATATGCCCCAGCCTTCACACAACGAATTCCCCCTGTACAGTACATCATCACCTCgagctcttcttttctctcttcttctcgagtttcGTCTCGGCCGTCGCCagctcgcttctctccttctgcgtctccttctgcgccttctctttcgtcttgtCGCCTTTCGTCCCCGCCAagcgagcgagaggaagactggaaggaaggagcaggtgaaagaggagacggagaagaggcagcgggagagaaagcagaggaagcatATTCAGGCGAccgcttctcttcactggTTTCGGCTCGGGAGGATCCTGGCAGACTTGTGTGACGAGCCAGAACAGTGCGGAGAGCGCCGTCGGATCCAAAGCTCTCGGAAAAAATATTGGTGTTTAGAGGCACCGCTCCCTTGAAGAATCCAATGTCTGACTCGTACATGTTGCGACAGTCCAAGAGCACGATTCTCTTCCGTCGCCGTTGCTCCCGcgtctcgccctcgcctGCGCCATGGTCTCGCTTCCCCGCCTCCAGgtcgctcgcctctctcgtctctctcgcctgttcCTGTTCTGCCTCGCTCTGCAGCTTCAGCATTTCGCGCAGCTTCGCTTCCCATTCCTTTGGCTCCAGTTCAACTCCGCAGTCGTTCCAGTCCAAGTCCTTCAGTCCCCAGTCGCTCGCGGCCAGTGGCGGCACCTCTGGAGACGCCGGCGACATCTCTGGGGACCTGCGTGGAGCTCCGTGTAAAGCCTCGGCGGCCGCAGCTGCTGTTCGCGCTCTGAACGACGTTTTTCCCCTTCGATCGGTAGCGCGCGGCTCCGCTGTGGAGGCCCCGTCAGCGAGGATTTGATGTCGCACGCGAATGCAAAGGTCCTCAAAGGGTGGCGCATGCGAACGCGCGCGGGCGTCGGGTGCCTTGGCTTCAGCGGCCGCCTCAAACAGCAGTCCGTCTGCACTCGCGTTTGCGTCGCCTTTGTTTCGGTGCGCTTCGTCGCAAGGCCGGTCGGAGGGagcgtcttcctcggctcCCGCCTGACCGAAATACTCCTCGGCATCCATCTCCCATGGGTCGAGGTTGATGGCGACATGCTGCCGCAGTTCagggagaagctggagagaagcgtaAAAGTGAGGAAGGTGCTCTGCCGGCACAGCTAGCTGGCCGTTTATCCCCTCTGCTGCGACGTACGTACGCCCCAGAATCCCCAGCGGCGTCCATGCCAGACGCAGAATCTGCGCGATCTGCTCCGGACGCGGAAAAGACACAAATTTGTAGAAAGACACCAGACGAAAGCGAGACGCGCGCTGTTTCGACGgtgacgcagacgaagaagagagaggagaaggcgacaatggtgaagaagacgggggACAAGGCGGCAACGAAGATGACGAAGATGAtgaaaatgaagaagaagaacgtgGACTCGACGCAGCCGCAGCGGCAGgtgacagagaaagaagaaaaggagcaaCAGGAGGAGGGGGCCAATGCGGAGCTGgcgggggaagaagaaagaaagtgaGGACTTTATCCTGAGATGTGGAGGACATGTTCGGAGGAGCGGGCTTCACTCGCAGCAAGCGAACGGGATGGGTCGCCTCCCTCTGTTCAGTTCGTtcctcgttgtcttctcgtccttcgtcCTCAAGTCGACGCCGGGATGCATcggctgtttcctctccttcgactGAGCCGTCTTGCGCGTTCTGATTCTCCTCGGAGTCCTCAACTCCATGAGCACACAGTGGCACCCGAAGGTACTCGCGCAACGGCGCGCCATATGCCTCGAACAGCAACGCTCGAAAGTCTTCATCTGTCTCAATCAGAATCGAGTCTCcactctctgctctctcctctgtccgaccgtcgtctccttcgtctctctcctcagtttcctctcctcttgtctctcctccttcttcacctccttcttcgccggcGCCGAGTGCCTCTGGAACTGTCTCGGGGCCTGCCGCGCGTCGAgagctgtgcatgcgcgcgcgcTTCTCCACCCATCGGTAGGCGAGCCGCAGCGGCACCCCGTAGTAGTCAGCCCAGGCGTGAGCGCTCCGAGCGGCCGCCATCATGTCTTCGAGCCGGAGAGGCTCTGCGTTCGATTCGCAGTCTTTCAGCGGAGTGGGGACGGCGGTCTGCGCTCGC
Proteins encoded in this window:
- a CDS encoding hypothetical protein (encoded by transcript TGME49_247280~Predicted trans-membrane domain (TMHMM2.0):116-139); amino-acid sequence: MEKLTTPMEQLLLFSSSPHASRPDHSPCRAPSPCECFFLWRRSSFLASFPSSTSPQSFPPSSRISDSSSPSSSPSSSSSSCSSTPFRSSSGFRLSASPGVRCSVSLRCRTRKQRRRLGAVLGSPLVVFSLLFSFLHTASSLQVLRNSSSYFAPPSSSGFSSPSRAVSLPFDFDAPARLTTSLGSASPAGSSSSLDVTFPSSLSFDPSPASSASSVGAPALCLRRFTPRLSPLSLSFLDSTWGQKGCGGLQRTLPGLFPPEFASCSFSRASHRVVVTGKRRAFRSSLPSFSDFLPPSPSSSSSLSRRPSIPQSRKSFGAAPPSSPFLSSSSSPSSFASSLEHASALSSPQVAGGDESSRNSDASLGCPRCNIVRHSRPPTIVGDSSSYLASSSSSSSSSSSSSSSCSSSSSSSSPWSSLSPVASSSSACSSSFPFVSPFASAGGAPQTEPPQRGRPHGLPLRVLLPVRVHVDPQLARCLHLPASATRRRVFFPLERLLATLRRASGGAANAEGGEDTAPARQRAQTAVPTPLKDCESNAEPLRLEDMMAAARSAHAWADYYGVPLRLAYRWVEKRARMHSSRRAAGPETVPEALGAGEEGGEEGGETRGEETEERDEGDDGRTEERAESGDSILIETDEDFRALLFEAYGAPLREYLRVPLCAHGVEDSEENQNAQDGSVEGEETADASRRRLEDEGREDNEERTEQREATHPVRLLRVKPAPPNMSSTSQDKVLTFFLLPPPAPHWPPPPVAPFLLSLSPAAAAASSPRSSSSFSSSSSSSLPPCPPSSSPLSPSPLSSSSASPSKQRASRFRLVSFYKFVSFPRPEQIAQILRLAWTPLGILGRTYVAAEGINGQLAVPAEHLPHFYASLQLLPELRQHVAINLDPWEMDAEEYFGQAGAEEDAPSDRPCDEAHRNKGDANASADGLLFEAAAEAKAPDARARSHAPPFEDLCIRVRHQILADGASTAEPRATDRRGKTSFRARTAAAAAEALHGAPRRSPEMSPASPEVPPLAASDWGLKDLDWNDCGVELEPKEWEAKLREMLKLQSEAEQEQARETREASDLEAGKRDHGAGEGETREQRRRKRIVLLDCRNMYESDIGFFKGAVPLNTNIFSESFGSDGALRTVLARHTSLPGSSRAETSEEKRSPEYASSAFSPAASSPSPLSPAPSFQSSSRSLGGDERRQDEREGAEGDAEGEKRAGDGRDETREEERKEELEVMMYCTGGIRCVKAGAYVKQRLGIPCVFRLKGGVLRYVEYLQTLEKESKKRLQNSATVEAEDEGEKEPPSRDTALEAPPGLSASSSAASGEPKGNREFLDEREASAEQAAKARDRLCSLALSSSDTECKPRDASPSSFLDKRSFFLGSLYVFDHRMTRRVTSHLFAACSACQKRKSAFYTNCQYTSCHARILLCTDCADALHGCCSRACKAKVVRHRAEGIGRHREDGEVLGATDGERETQTAKEVGEGSQKEERAKEEVGEKKEENGASDKANEREERGREQGDMFPEARTVFPETALENFEGDTEGEADAFLLEARERRAKARERRRRVEEKQRRAREKLLPTQLRLAVLLNDAAKASRTHSDRHGEEGRSEEPATDGDRIRHAAKADEGAAVEHEGERTDQGAEEHAAEGGQAEAEDVAADTRSRDELRHHVATREREEKGEEAREGGQRREDSAEEVKEKAPRSFLSAFLGPLWVPWSSGKAKHPQGNLASFSSHPSSRLRHPPSSDGPRRLRVFTSPLLSLSPLSSPRSSSPYSFLTVSPSSPSPLSASSRASISSFSGSPLPPPQALSRASAVDSLESPSASPPSLRASAPCAEAANGAGLRAAGGRGPEAELGGQSKTCAQSGRNLRERERRELEARGDARVAGESNLSGREAECQERGDEESANVGVDALGELHAEATAASSASFAQEPILDQLRLATEELVWGRESGEKTNSDKARAEACRRRSLRGKDAERSPRLEIEEASRMWRGRSDEQPTRAESEEESAPAREVARGRGTRLSKKTRGEGEREDANPREVSETSSGPWWSDKLQCRLLSTISRLQKPRAILEIGTFTGLSTLSLAEGLSINARPSHPSPAKWWKSPRSEQQSGNEEKEEEEETQETPARRPGAKDHLLPQSEKGHNLEGRPPVLVTIERDRRALDVARAHFASSPYAAYIRVIEGEAREALALLQRKVKPRSVEGGGGPRLVESKRERKTLDEEQDEASEKERQARGERGERTNEKGEDERVRGEGDRQASLSSLHFPETHQDARQADDTKAEHGQASFALESDLRNLLIPPEGFDLIFLDASKRQYGEFLRDFILHPSQPLLAPGGLLLIDNILFKANRKRDASSGALVAREKELDFGDATAETRKEGDSGDEAETPTHDQRNADGRREQGNGRNEELSDPEHTNEIRHTEQLEERVIEENKTPELEENGKRREREKKKEKRERRLEEIEREMKLVREMLRSDERVAQLVLPIRDGLSVVAWR